One Eretmochelys imbricata isolate rEreImb1 chromosome 9, rEreImb1.hap1, whole genome shotgun sequence genomic window, gccTTGATAGTCCTTCTTGATGGGTGGGGGAACCACTCTTTCTGCctaggttcacaagttcagagcaggcattttttcaattttcaaataaaacttACATATTACCCTATAGAACGAGGACACGCATATTACAAGtaaattaatgcatgcagcaacttacaagtatcttgtagagtctaaacactaaccAGATTCTTACACGTCTAACACCTATCTTGAACAATActaatatctagatgagctggtCTGGTTTCTAGCTATGAATGTGTCCCTGCTTAGCTGATGCCTAGagacttggcaagagctggcacctggtttgccagcatcatgATCATCTTatccaaaaatattcaaatcAAATACAGACTGTTTTAAAAGTTTTTAGTTATTTGAATCAACTTTTGTTCAAGATTGCAGAAGACAGCAAAGTagaaaaaatggaatttttacAGGACTCCTTTCTGTTTTTCTGTCAGTACTTATTTTTTTCCTACAAGGACAATGCTTTATTAACATCTTAATACACCTAGGtcccagtgggagttttgggcaTGCAAGGAATTCAGGTTTAGGCTTCTAGCATAACTGCATATTGCAGAATGCATTAGGAATAAAGTGTAGAAAAAAGAAAGCTCTTCTCATTTTGCTCAGGACAAGAACCTGAACGTtcaactgatgaaaagcactgacttggaaaaatgtggattttgtttttgaatgtcaaacacatttcagttttattaatCATAAAAAAGCATTTCTTACTCTGTGAAGTTTCAGAATGCTGTGCTGAGCGAAAGAGATATGCTTGTCTAGTCAGTGCACTCTGTGCAGCCAGTTCTGAAAAATGGGTAACAGTGTGTGTGTCTAGGCTtcaagcagaagagaaaaaaaaagtgaaccaaTCTACAAAACCCTCAGACTTCGCAAAGTGGTAAGCAGTttataattttttccccctgaaattaCATTCTTAAAATATGTATTGATTGCAGGGGTTGAAATGTCTTCTTTTTATTCTTGGTTGTACATAAGGCTTTCCAAAATTAAGAAGAAATTACACTAAAGGAGGCTCGATGCAAAtcagaccttttttaaaaatggaaagtttaGCTATAGTCAAAGACAGatctcagttttatttttttgatgTATAGTTCAGCTCTAAACaagcaatgaaataaaaatgataccTTCTTGCTGAATAGATCTGCTTACGTTAGCAGTAAAAATATTTGATGATTTTTAACTtctgttagccctgcagagccaacacagctctAGGAGAGATGAGTAGGATTCTTTTCCTCTTCCTGCACCATCGCTAGAAATTTTAATTAAGTCCAGGCTACCCTCTGCTTTCATTTGCACGTGTAATTGAGCTGAAGATAACAAAATTATCATTAACAGCAAAATCATTATTACTGGTGATAATGAATGAGAGGGAAataacccagcttgactttcagatcctgCTCCAAGTTTGTTGAGTTGGCACTTTAGAAAAACTATATTTTTACTTATAATCTGGTCAAATTAGATTTTCAGAACTATGAGGCACAGTAAACAAGGAACTCCATGAAGCCATTTTAACAACGACTACTCAGAGGCAGACCACaatttccttcattttaaaaattaatttagttcTCATTGGAGCTGGAACCCTAGTACAGAACTCTACACGAAGGAGTGCCCATCTGCATCTCTGGTTATGGACTCCTACATTCTGCATTCTTCCATCTGCTTCGGAGGAACAGAAGGGAACCTGGGCTCTGGCCACTTGTGAGGCTATCCTTTCTCTGGTATTGGTAGGCTCAGGCagttagcctctctgtgtctgtaGGAGCCACCAAATATTTCCCTACTGGGTCTATGCACCTATCCTTTTTAAGCCTAAAAGCTACTGCCCCACAGATAATTAGTGATAAATCAACTAATGACCAGGACTTGTCTGCAATGGCCCTGACTTCAGATACAGTGGCTCTGATCAGTGGCCATGGGGGTGGTCACAGTGTGTCCTGCTGGTCTGCCTGAGGATTTCTTAGGCTTAGACACTGGGTTCCTTCAGCAATGCTACTCCTAGTTACAACAGAGCCACTGACAAAGACCATCCAGTATATCTGCTACATACATTAACAGCAGGAAGGGAAGGAtcttttaaaagcagaaaaataaatgaacttTCATGTAGTTGATTCtcaatttaattttcaaaatgaaagcaacccttttttaaaaaaatgatcaaATATAGTCCTTTGACTGTAGCTTTTAaggcatgtttttgttttttgttttttttgaagaGTCATAAATCATATGAACTGCAATATAAAGTGTCAGCTTACTGGCTGTCCAGCAGAAGGGAGGAATGATGGAAATCATGGAAATTCTGAGGAAATAAGGGAGGCGGGTGAAGAAGATTATGATGAAATATACATTATTGTCAGCTTTTTTTTCGAATTGTCTGAGATTTGAGGGGGTTGGCAGCCTCTCCTTGACCCCCGAGGTGTGTGTTTCTAGTGATTCAATTGTGCCATATTGCTATAGCTGTGAATCTGACACACTTCTTCCTGGAGAGCTCTCAATCTCTGACTCATTGTTTGTAGAATGTCCCATGTGGTAATCTATAGTAGCAGTTCAGTGTGATGGATGCAAATGGGCTTGCTGGTGTCACAGCACAGCCGTCAGCCCAAGAAATTCAAAGAGGATAAATGGTTTTCAAATGCTACAGTTAAAAGAAAGACATGtctttttacaaaataatatAGCGCCTCATTCCCAACATAGATCATTAACTGACAATTTCTTAAGTAATGTGAAAGAGACAGAAAGGAATTGTACCTCACTGAGTATAGTTTCTGAAAGCTGTAGCCAGCAGCACTGAGGCAGCTAGTATGTTTCAGGGATCTGCCATTTTGGAGGAGCCCCTCTGCTTGTCCTAATATTAACTATGACAGTATAGCTCTTTTTTATTTTAGTCAACCCCTAATTGTGGCTCACAAGTTTATAAATCAAACATATATGTATCTGGTACAGTTCTAAATATATGCAGGTACATACATACAGACATTAGCATGAATCAACTGCCTATAAAATATTCTTTTTCCAGAGCAGGACGTTGGTGTTCTCTATAGGGAAATCATTTTCCCCCACAACATTTGTAAAAATAGAATTACTCCAGGACTTTATGTGAAGACTCAAGCAGAGCAAAGTGTTATGATGAACATGAAAAACAGATATCATAATTGAAACACTGAAAATCCTTTTGACTATAGCAGCATGAATCATGTCACTATAATACCCTTATCAAAGTTAAGCAATGCAAAGGAGGGCAGCAAATATCATGTTTGTATGTAGTATCATAATATAATACATTATGATTACCCCACAATTCCTCGTATATGATGCTTCACTGAGTGCACTATTCTGTTTTTTTCACATAGATGTCAAAAGTGCAGAAATAGCCTATGCTGGTTTCAAAACTGCGATAAGGAGAAATTCACAACCCCCAAACCACAGTATGTCCTGCTGCATGTTCTGAAAATTGTCTGAAGCAGTGGGGCAAGACCTAAACCAAACTCTGATCGGACtctaaggttttttttaaaaaaaagctcaaGTATACAACTGCATACTCAAAATGGATACCTAATTTGTGTTCACAATAACCTTCAAAGTTGGAGAAGACTTTTGAATAACTCGTTCTATTTTTGGCCTAGCCCTAACAGTTTCTGTTCCTCAGTGAGGGTGGATTTGGAATGAATGAGTGTTTTAAATTAGCATTAGACAACATAGATTCTTCTACTTGGGCAAGATATTTCTGCTATAGATTACACAGTTCAATCAAAGCACTAGCTGGAGCAGCAGAAATAGATTTCTTGCGAAATTCTTCTGTGGCAAAGTAGTAACAGATGGCATCCAAACAGCAGTTGACATTAGCTAAACACATTGCCACCTGTAAGAAGAGACTAATGCTTTGTTTCACAGTGCAGTCCACAATGATGTGCTGTCTCACCAGGAACTGCAGAAACATCCCGAGATGGAATGGTGTAAAGGAGACAACAAACACCATGAGGTTGGCTAAAATGATCCATACAGAGGCAGCTTGCTCAGTCCACTTTTGCCCCTGGTTTTTACGCCTCCAAAGAGTCTGGATGATCTGAACAGAGCAATAAATCATCAGAGTCAAAGGGATGAGAAATCCAAAGACTTCAACAGAAAGGATGACGGGAATGCCCCACGCCTGTTCTGACATATTGTGGAAGCACTTGACTTTGTCATTCTTGTGGAAATCATAGATGGGGATGCTGCTAAGCCAAACTATAACCCAAACGCAACAGCAAACTATGATTGCCTGTTTGGGGGATCGGAAAGCTTTGGCTTTGAGTGGGTGCCTTATAGCAATATATCTGTCCAAGCTAATACAGACAATGATGAAAATACTCCCATACATATTGACGAAGTAGAGAGCCTCTATAAATTTGCATAAGAGCTGCTTCTGCTCTTTTTTGGAGTAGTACATCTTGAAAGGAAGTGAGAAAAGAAGAAGCAGATCCGCAAGAGCAAGGTTTATCATGTAGATTGATGACTCTGTCTGTTTCTTCCAAGAGTAGAACACCCAGAGAGCTATCAAGTTCAGAATCAAACCAACAATGAAGGTAGGTATGGAGATCATGAGCTGGAGAGACTTCATTACAGTATCAATTCGGTCAAAGGAGCACTTGTCATCCATTTGTCctctaaaacacacacaaagcaggTTAAAACCACTAGATTCTCAGAttccaaataaataatataaaatattgaataaaattttctaaagcatttaagtcccattttcaaaagtgcctaagtaacTTTGAcccctaaatcccattgattttgaaTGAGACTTgaccatgattttcaaaagtcactatTAATTTTAACTTCATTCTGTTCTAATTTTGAGTGGCCAGCGTGAGACAccataaaggggcctgatttttcagaatgtgggtactgagcactttctgaaaattgtgcccttttaaagtgttttaagTTGGGCATCAAAACCACTAGttgctcttgaaaatcttggccaagtcTCATTTGAGATCAATGGGACataagctcctaaatcacatgggagcttttgaaaatcttactgaATATCAATTTTTTTGCAGCCTCTGAGGTGCAGTTGATAATGCTTTGCACAGCAGTGATGGAAGAGTAAGCAAGtatttttttatggaaaaaatgATCAATGTGGAACAATTGATGATCCTTAATGATCAAGTGGAACAATTAGAATTGATTTTGAATGTCTTATCTGAGGGAGTTACACACAGTTAATTGCGCACAGGAGCATGATGTTTCCTCAATGAAGTCTGCTCCTTGGACCCTAACAGTGGCTGAGTGACATGTCAATTTCACTTTGCAGCTTTCACTCTGCAGCTGCCAGGGCTCCCAGGGTCTATGCCTCTGGGGCAGTCACAGTGAGGACACCAGGGCTTTCAGGCTTCCTGGTCAGCTGGGCTCTCTTTGCCTCTCCAGatcctgggggtggtggggaggtaAAGTGTGGGAGCTCTCTCTGCCGCTCtggctcctggagctggggagtggggtaaGGTGGAACTGGTGTGGGAGAAAGTTCTATGACAGCagctctgtgtgtcccccattTTCCCACTCAATGTTCCTATTGTCCCTCAAATCTATAGGGTTCTAGCTATTGGTGCCTAGAACATTCCataaaattttggaattgatcaggtGTAGTATTCAAAAGCTATTAcattacacagagagagagagaccgagcAATGCCATTGAGTTGATTGTAAGTCCTCACACGCTTGGCCAGTTAAACTATTGTTACATGATTTTTGTCCTTTTAGACTAaagtgtaaaatatttttatcataaTATGACATATTTATATTACCTTTTGATCTCTATCAGAAATAATTGTCAGGCTTAAAACTAGGCTTTTCAGTCAATGTTCCCATGAAAGGCTTTAAAATtgtaacagaaattaaaagatgaGGTACTTTACCTTAATTTTCAGCAGAGAGATTTGAAGGGGCTGGTTCAGACAAAGTTAACCTGTAGACTAGATCTCTTGTAGATACTTTAAAAAGAAGCATCTACTAATTTGCAATGGACCTCTACCACATCCGTCCCACCACTCCTCCAAAGACCAGTGATGAATCAACGAGAAACACCTGCACAGGGAGAGAATCTAAAGCAGCTGGCTTCTTGTAAGAGAGCTGACTCGGAGATGCCTGCAAAAAGCCTGCTCTGAGAGGACAGCAGGAAGTAGAACCCCAGAGCAGCAGGTCACCACCAAAGAACTGATACTCTGTGCTAGACTCCTTTTACTCAACacaggctctgaggtaagagctgTGATGTTTTGGGACTTTGAGTTTATTTTGTCTGAATAAACTCAGACTCCAATAAGGATGGTGATTGAATGAGCAAGTATGTGGAGTCTGTGTAAGGGGCCTGGAAAAGGGAGAATAAAGAGCAGGGCAGTGCAGAAGCACCTTGACCATGAGGAGATGCGTGTGGGGCGGTCAACTTGTTTACAAGCTGTTTTtctccagggccggctctaggcaccagcaaaccaaacatgtgcttggggcggcatgTTTCAAGTGGtggcattcccccccccctttttttttttgcttcagtgGTACTCTGCTTTGGCAAAAAACCGAGAGCCAGCCCTGGTTTTCTCATATGGCTTTTAATGCACACATGAGAATGAAAGAGGTGGTTGGATTTATGGAACTGAATCCTCAGCTGTTTCTAGTAAGCCCCAGCCTCAGCTGAGGTGGGGAGCTGTTTTTGGCTCCCTGGTCCTGGGCCCAGTTCTGTCCTGGCCTTGGCATAGTTTAGAGCAACCTAGGAGCTATGTCAGCTGGTAACGGACAGTGGCAAAGATCATGGATGGCAACATATTCCATAtcacgggggtgggggaagggttgaAAGGGGTGGGAGGCAGTGGTGTTGATTTAAGAGTAACCCCACTTTTGGGTTACCCACATTTCTGTGCAGCTTTGCATGCTGGAAATTTGTTCTCTGTAAAACACCTGCTTAAAAATGTGAATGCCTGCAGGCATACAGCTCTTAAACTATTTAAAAGGCAAGTGTACATTTTAGCCAGTGCAAGTTCCTGCTCCTGCAGTGATGGGTGCAAAGAGGTGCATGCAAACAAGTGCAGGCTGCATGTTGACAGTAGGTGTAGATAGAGTAACATTTCCTCTTTTGACTTCCTTGTTTTGGGCAAATTTTGGTGACAGaagttagtaaaaagaaaaggagtacttgtggcaccttagagactaaccaatttatttgagcatgagctttcgtgagctacagctcacttcatcagatgcatactgtggaaactgcagcagactttatatatacacagagaatatgaaacaatacctcctcccgccccactgtcctgctggtaatagcttatctaaagtaatcgtcaggttaggccatttccagcacaaatccaggttttctcaccctccacccccccacacaaattcactctcctgctggtgatagcccatccaaagtgacaactctttacacaatgtgcatgataatgaagttaggccatttcctgcacaaatccaggttctctcactccctcacccccctccaaaaacccacccccatactcacacagactcactctcctgctggtaatagctcatccaaactgaccactctcccgaaacacggctgttactctgaaacctgtcagaagttAGTAAGTTAACAGGTGATGTACTCCTTTAGTTCATCTTCAACGAAGGCATTAAGAATGACATGAAATGATACTACAGAAGATTTCCATATAAAACACTTAATTTTGAATGGATTGGTAgttcattaagaaaaaaaacctccctcAGTTTCATAATCATCCCAGGTCTTTCtgacttttaaaaaggaaatagactgtatcagtgtttaaaaataatagttgTTTGAAGGCTTCTAAGGCCATGGTTGTATACCTAAATCAGTGACCTGACTTTCTGAAGCACTGAGCATGCAaccattcccactgacttcatcatTCATTTCCTATGTttctctcaggcctggtctacgataagaaattaggtcagtataactacattgctgagaggtgtgaaaaatccacacccctgaccggTGCGTTTAAACTGACCTAACGcttagtgtagacagcactagatggctgggagaattctcctgtcgacttacctacCGCCTCTCTGGGAGATGGAGTACGTACATCAGTGGGAGAGCTGCAGTGGTTTAGATATAAACTAGCCCTAGCCAGTGAATAGTGTGATGACTTAAGTTGTACGCTTCTTGGACTGATAATGGCTGCAAACAAACAAGACACTAGGCTTTCCCACTGTTTTCAATGAATATAtaatcccttccccaaaatccTAGAATGCTTTGTTTCTTTGCTATGGAGATTgactgccataaatataaagggaagggtaaacacctttaaaatccctcctgaccagagaaaaaaccctttcacctgtaaagggttaagaagctaggataacctcgctggcacctgaccaaaatgaccaacgatgAGACTAGATACTTTTAAAGCTGGCGGGTGGGgcgagcgggggagaaacaaagggtctgtctgtctgtgtgatgcttttgccgggaacagaaaaggaatggagtctgagaactTAGAAAGTAATcgagctagatatgcgttagattctgttttgtttaaatggctgataaaataagttgtgctgaatggaatgtagattcctggttttgtgtctttttgtaaattaaggttctgcctagagggattctctgttttgaatctgattaccctgtaaggtatttaccatcctgattctacagaggtgattcttttactttttttcttcaattaaaattcttcttttaagaaccagatgttttttcattgttcttaagatccgagagtttgggtctgtgttcacctatgcaaattggtgaggatttttataacgctctttcccggttatatatttgttagttgcttggtggtggcagcaataaagtccaagggcaaaaggtaaaatggtttgtaccttggggaagttttaacctaaggtggtaaaaataagcttagggggttttcatgaaggtccccacatctgtaccctagagttcagagtggggaaggaaccttgccaTTGAGATAATGAAAATCACTTTAGAAAGactattttttttacaaatgcagaacaaactgcatttttttattattattactttttttttgcaaactgAGAACAGGCAAGTAATTTTAAATCCAAGACAGCAGTGGGAGTATGCAAGCTGCTCTTGTATCTCTTTAGGGGtagctctaaaaaaaaaatcacctagcACAGAAAAACCATTGGACTTTCAATTCCACCTCTCCTAGAGTCTTGGTTGGAAGCCACAGCTTGGTATGGATTTATGTTACGTTCATGACTACAAAAGATTATACAAATTTTACAAAAAATGTGGCTGTATCTTTGATAGTTTGATTGTTCTCAAGctacaaaattaaataatttattgCAGGAGAGACCTTGAtcatggcccagtggttagattAAGATGGAATGTAGTGAGTTGTCCTGCCTTTCATTGTATAATCCAAGAACATCTGAGTGAAACTTGAGTGTTGTACCATTCTAAATTGTGTCAGCTCATGTGTTTCTTATCATACATTTCTTGGAAGAAACACATGTGGTTTTGAGAGACTTACTTCTGCATTTCAGAGTTTTCTATTGAGTGGCTAGAAAATGTTGTGAGATATTGTGATCTTTGGCAAGAAATTCTACTTTTCCTGAAGAATGTAGTTAAAAGTAAAACTACGGAACTTGAAAAGGAGTTAGAAACCCTGGATTTTTCCAAGTGAAATGGCTTCCTTGACAGCTGTTTCAGTTATTCAGTGATGTGAAACTTAACAGGAAGAAGCAGAACAGATCGGAACTGTTTTGTCATGTCAGTGGGTTTCGTAACAAAACAATGCAgcacttgaggggaaaaaaatggtttgatgGTCTTCTCCTCCTCCAACAAACTGGCTAAGGGATTTGAAGGTTTTAAAGTATTTTTGACTTGTTTTCTCATCCAGCACTTAAGGCTTGTTGGAAGATTTGAGGAACTGATTTTAATAATGCTGAGCTCATGAAAGAGGATTTTggaattgtttttaactaaatgtTCAAACACTATCAACTACAGCTGTGTGAACTCCAAGTGGATCCATTTCTCATCACAATAAATCAGGGCAGCTTCTTTAATCTCCTATCCAATTTTGGAAAAATTTCTTGAAAGAATTTATCTTAAGGGTGAGTTTTTAAGGACCTATGTTCACAACAATGAAGTACATCAAATTAGAGTAGGGTGAATTTTTTCATCAAATAGTAAATTAagagaaaaatgcattttgggcATGAGAAGTATTTGCCAAATGGTTAGGCCAAAAACAAAGTGTTCCGAcgttgtttttctaaaaaaaaaaaaaatgttagttttgaccatttcaaaactaaatgttctggaacataagaatggctgtactggCTCAGgacaattgtccatctagcccaatatcctgtcttccaacaatggacAGTGCCAGATGactcagaaggaatgaacagaacagggtaattaccaagagatccatcccctgtcaactGGCAATCAAACCCTCagggacaatttttaaaaaatttggaaatgtttcattttaaaatttaacttcAGGGAGTAGAAAAACATTATATATAATTTGAGgtgtggtttattttttaatactaATTCTGAAACGAATGTTTTTTCCCATcactgaaacaaacacacaccaaattCAGTTTTGGGTTGAAATGCACCAACATGTGTCGGGGGGGGAGGTTGGGTATGGCCCCACACCCCAAAAATCTGTTATTCACTCAGCTTTACATCCCCCCCTAAGTATCATCCTTCATTGTTGAATTACCCAATTACATTGACTTGCCCTAACAGAGCTCAACATTGACATCGCTGTAAACGTCAATGATATTGTTGCTAAATCAGTAATAAGCTTGTGTTGCATGTGGGCCTGTCACTTATTTTCAGTGATTGGATGTGTGTAATTTCTGGCATGTATATAGACTGTTCACTTATAATCTGACTCTTCGTTGTTTAAATTAGGACAACCCTGGCCTAGAGCATATAGAATGAGGGCAGCTAGCAAATGATCATTTCCATGCATACAGATAGAGTATTGGCCTAGACATTAAAGTGTTGTCACATCTCTTGAGGTCCACATTTTTAATATCACACCTGGAGCTATAAATTAATATGCTTAAAATAGGCACATCGTTGAGACACTTGTTCCCGGGGGCCTTTATTACCCAGTACCTTGGATTAGCAAATGCCAATTCTGAGGCATCAACAGCTGCAAAACTCAGCAGAATTTTAAATGATCTTTGACAAGGACTTGATTGAAAAAAAGCCAACGTTACCACAGTAAGATAATTGGTTGATATTATTTGTTTTGCCTAAAGTATGATCTAGAgtagtggtctccaacctttttacacctaagatcactttttgaatgtaAGGGCAACCCATGATCTGCCCCGCCCcattcactccattcccccccatCTGCagcactcgctctcccccactctcactcacattcgctggggtagggggttgggctggggccgaggggttcgcgatgtgggagggggctctggggtgatCCTGGGGAAGGTGGTTGGCGTTCAGGAGCGGATGAGGGGTGcaaactctgggagggagtttgggtgcaggaggggctctgggcttgggcagggggttggagtgcaggaagaggtacggggtgctggctctgggagggggatcagggctggaggtTGAGGTGTGGCCTCCCACCAGGCTGCACTTACCTCTCGTGGTTCCCGGTTGGCGGTGCAGCGTGGttgctgctaaggcaggctccctgcctaccctggccccatgatgctcccggaaggggccaatgcacccctgcagcccctgggggagtgGTGGCGGCACAAGGCTCCACACACtacccctctctgcaagcactgcccctgcagctcccattggtcatagctccctgtgcccggccaatgggagttgtgggggcagtgcttgaaGGCAGGACCAGTGCGCAGAGGGAGACCCCTACCCCCATGGGgctgtgctggccacttctgggagcatcatggggctggggctggagcaggcagggagcctgtcttagcggcagccctgctgtgctgccagagatcgcgatcaactggttggtgaccactgctttaCCTCCTGCCACCCCAACCATGGGATAGCAGCCTTCCCCTCTAGGCCCAGAGGCCTGCATTTGTTGGCCATCTGCCAGATCCAGGATGGCCAACTCTTTGCTGCTGTGCCCTGACTGCAGGCAAGAGTCCCCTAACTGtttggtgccctgccctgcctgagggccaggGCACATAGACTCGTTACTGCTTGGCTCAGCTTGAGGGCCATCGCTTTAAAGACAGCTAATTTCCCTCCTGATTGAGTTCTGTGACAAGAGTGTGACCATGAGGAGGTGTGGCCTCCCTCATCGATTGACCAGGAGGGATGGCCACACATGCTTACAGTTTATTCTAACAGGTGTGTATTGTAATGGACTCTAAAGAATGTTAGACTTGGGCTCAGCCCATCTCCTTGAAGAAGCACATTCTGTAATTATGGACCTTTACCAAGAATTCTCTACCCCAACCCAAACATTTGCATGTTTTAAGCAGTTCTATTGTGACTGATTGCTCGACCTTTTGAGGGAGTGCTCTCAGTGTAATCGAGCAGAGATGCATGTGTAAAGTTACCAACCATGATTGATACCTTTGACATGGTGCATGGGCGGCTGGTGACCCTGCCATtgggggagccccagtgctgccAGGTGGTCGGGCGTTGGCGCCCCCGAGCACCAGCTGCCCTGAGTCCCTGCGGAAGGCAGGACAGCCAGCCCGGGTCAGCCAGGACAGAGCATTGGGAACCACAGGatggggcctggcctggggcGGAGCATGGCAGGGCCATGTtcggctgtttggggaggcacagcctacATCTGCCTAca contains:
- the LOC144270519 gene encoding G-protein coupled receptor 55-like; translation: MDDKCSFDRIDTVMKSLQLMISIPTFIVGLILNLIALWVFYSWKKQTESSIYMINLALADLLLLFSLPFKMYYSKKEQKQLLCKFIEALYFVNMYGSIFIIVCISLDRYIAIRHPLKAKAFRSPKQAIIVCCCVWVIVWLSSIPIYDFHKNDKVKCFHNMSEQAWGIPVILSVEVFGFLIPLTLMIYCSVQIIQTLWRRKNQGQKWTEQAASVWIILANLMVFVVSFTPFHLGMFLQFLVRQHIIVDCTVKQSISLFLQVAMCLANVNCCLDAICYYFATEEFRKKSISAAPASALIELCNL